From Methanosarcina lacustris Z-7289, one genomic window encodes:
- a CDS encoding ABC transporter permease, with amino-acid sequence MNFEFRAIYWRDMLKFFRFKSMLISSLIQPVMWLAFFGLAMSESFDKLTSVIPPIAGVQNVDYLSYMGAGIIAMDVLFSSLFGGTSLMFDKKYSLLRETLASPVPRYHIILGVGLSGVTKAFIQTSMIIGFGKLIGMDFFLGYTFTETLIALTGIFLLVGIFTLGFLFLSGSIAITLENPEGMQSILTLLSMPLFFVSNALYPVDAFPAVLRFLSMFNPLTLLADGIRYFALGDNFSVMGIHYMYTSADIAISFLGLLFFALTMLATSLWRFNKVNV; translated from the coding sequence ATGAATTTTGAATTTCGTGCCATATACTGGAGAGATATGCTGAAGTTTTTCAGATTCAAATCAATGCTCATCAGTTCATTAATCCAGCCTGTGATGTGGCTGGCATTTTTCGGGCTTGCAATGTCAGAGAGTTTTGACAAACTTACCTCTGTTATCCCGCCAATCGCCGGGGTTCAGAATGTTGATTACCTTTCCTATATGGGCGCAGGAATAATTGCCATGGATGTGCTCTTCAGCAGCCTTTTTGGGGGTACTTCTCTTATGTTTGACAAAAAATATAGCCTGCTAAGGGAAACTCTCGCAAGCCCTGTCCCCAGATATCACATCATTCTGGGTGTCGGGCTTTCCGGCGTAACAAAAGCATTTATTCAAACTTCCATGATAATAGGATTCGGAAAACTGATAGGAATGGATTTCTTTCTGGGATATACATTTACTGAAACTCTTATTGCACTCACAGGCATCTTTTTACTTGTAGGAATTTTCACATTGGGGTTCCTTTTCCTCTCAGGTTCTATTGCCATCACACTTGAGAACCCGGAAGGAATGCAGTCTATTCTTACCCTGCTCAGTATGCCCCTGTTCTTCGTAAGCAATGCATTATATCCCGTTGATGCCTTCCCTGCTGTCCTCAGGTTTCTCTCAATGTTTAACCCGCTGACACTTCTGGCAGACGGAATCCGCTACTTTGCTTTAGGGGATAACTTCTCTGTAATGGGTATTCACTATATGTATACATCAGCCGATATCGCCATTTCTTTCCTGGGCCTTCTGTTCTTCGCCCTCACAATGCTCGCCACGTCACTCTGGAGGTTCAATAAAGTGAATGTGTAA
- a CDS encoding class I SAM-dependent methyltransferase codes for MIPAKPTQNATPHLPEDYDARISGVLPYYSFFHQETINLVKSLPSSPKVWMDTGCGTGSLVNKAIEEFPYTKFLLLDPSEGMLVQAKGKLSSCSTGRLEFLKASSTQDFHQELEEKPDVITAIQCHHYLSREARAAAIEVCYNLLKEGGIYITFENIRPLTAEGINIGKRYWGNFQLTHGRSEKEVDIHLERFDTEYFPITVEEHLDLLRKTGFRTVELFWYSYMQAGFYCIK; via the coding sequence ATGATTCCTGCAAAACCCACCCAGAACGCTACTCCTCATCTTCCAGAGGATTACGATGCCCGGATATCCGGCGTGCTCCCTTACTACTCTTTTTTTCATCAGGAAACGATCAATCTTGTCAAATCGCTGCCATCCAGTCCGAAGGTATGGATGGATACCGGATGCGGTACAGGGTCCCTGGTCAATAAGGCAATTGAGGAGTTTCCCTATACCAAATTTCTTTTACTTGACCCTTCCGAAGGCATGCTGGTTCAGGCAAAGGGAAAATTATCTTCCTGCTCTACAGGAAGGCTGGAGTTCCTGAAAGCATCCTCTACACAGGATTTCCATCAGGAATTAGAAGAAAAACCGGATGTTATCACTGCTATACAGTGCCATCACTACCTTAGCCGAGAAGCCAGGGCAGCAGCCATAGAAGTGTGTTATAATCTGCTTAAGGAAGGTGGAATTTATATCACCTTCGAAAACATCAGGCCGCTAACAGCAGAGGGCATAAACATAGGAAAAAGATACTGGGGCAACTTTCAGTTAACCCACGGCAGGAGTGAGAAAGAAGTTGATATTCATCTGGAGCGTTTTGATACTGAGTATTTCCCCATAACTGTCGAAGAACATCTGGATCTGCTGAGAAAAACAGGATTTAGGACCGTAGAGTTGTTCTGGTACTCTTACATGCAGGCTGGTTTTTACTGTATTAAATAA
- a CDS encoding hydantoinase/oxoprolinase family protein, protein MHYSLGIDAGGTYTDAVLVRDSNGEIASSNKALTTYPDPLEGIKNVIDGLNPEYLKNVKLVSVSTTLSTNTLLEGTGFPVALILIGDHPLEKELPTRHVLFARGGHNHNGEEVFPLDLEAIEKFALAVKDKVSAFAISSYFSTRNPEHELKAKDSILKLTGLPAVCGHELSQELGAYERAVTAFLNAQLIPITRQFVQSIITDIRKRGINAQLLMLKCDGSVVGIKDALEKPIETIFSGPAASLVGASYLSGLKTCAVVDVGGTSTDISSICMGVPDLSDEGAVVGGWKTRVRAIRMETTATGGDSHIWTVDRELFLGPRRVIPLALAAVQYPDFLNNLKRTPMPAREDLGENIQPTKFFIRSGYPACDLSKAEAEVLGAIGEEPVSVYEITALIRKDLLPQTLDTLIQKRLVQAIGFTPTDALHVLGEYTAWNEEASKIGAERLARLMRMTPGEFCISVKKRVARNMALHLLSYVLQGVPYTSIEKILDGNYSAKFKLGIPVVLLGGPVRAHRKELEEFIDANIIVPEHAEVGNAVGALAGKGIKRVEILIRPASLVTPETDFLVFAPGKRLRFDLYVEALNAATELGKKIVTDYMKDCGLSGNQVEISIEKKTTSPDGWTHPPMETNLLVMGVGMRGLPD, encoded by the coding sequence ATGCATTACAGCCTTGGGATTGATGCAGGAGGCACTTACACCGATGCAGTGCTCGTAAGGGACTCAAACGGAGAAATTGCAAGCTCAAACAAAGCACTTACAACCTATCCCGATCCCCTCGAAGGCATCAAAAATGTAATTGACGGCCTTAATCCGGAGTATCTTAAAAACGTAAAACTTGTATCGGTATCAACTACCCTTTCCACAAATACCTTACTTGAAGGGACAGGTTTTCCCGTAGCCCTGATTCTCATAGGGGACCATCCTCTTGAGAAAGAATTGCCAACAAGACACGTGCTCTTTGCCAGAGGGGGGCATAACCACAACGGGGAAGAAGTGTTCCCTCTGGACCTGGAAGCCATTGAGAAATTTGCGCTGGCAGTGAAGGATAAAGTATCAGCCTTTGCCATCTCTTCCTATTTCAGCACACGTAACCCTGAACACGAGCTTAAAGCAAAAGACTCCATACTTAAGCTTACAGGACTGCCTGCGGTTTGCGGGCACGAACTCTCGCAGGAACTGGGAGCCTACGAAAGGGCAGTTACAGCTTTTCTGAACGCACAGTTGATCCCCATAACCCGGCAGTTTGTACAATCCATTATTACAGATATCAGAAAAAGGGGAATTAATGCCCAGCTCCTCATGCTCAAATGCGACGGTTCGGTTGTCGGGATAAAAGATGCCCTGGAAAAACCAATCGAAACTATCTTTTCAGGCCCTGCAGCAAGCCTCGTAGGCGCATCTTACCTTTCGGGACTGAAGACCTGTGCAGTTGTGGATGTGGGAGGGACAAGTACAGATATCTCTTCAATCTGTATGGGAGTCCCTGACCTGAGCGATGAAGGAGCGGTTGTTGGCGGTTGGAAAACACGAGTCCGGGCAATCCGGATGGAGACAACAGCTACAGGCGGAGACAGCCATATCTGGACCGTGGACAGGGAACTTTTCCTCGGGCCAAGGAGAGTCATACCCCTCGCATTGGCGGCAGTGCAGTACCCGGATTTCCTGAATAACCTCAAAAGGACACCCATGCCTGCCAGAGAAGACCTCGGTGAAAATATCCAGCCCACAAAGTTTTTTATTAGGTCAGGCTACCCGGCATGCGACCTTAGCAAAGCCGAAGCCGAAGTGCTGGGAGCAATCGGAGAAGAACCTGTTTCCGTATATGAAATCACAGCTCTTATAAGAAAAGATCTTCTTCCTCAAACCCTGGATACCCTTATTCAAAAGCGCCTTGTCCAGGCAATTGGCTTTACGCCAACTGATGCTTTACATGTGCTCGGTGAATATACAGCCTGGAACGAAGAAGCCTCCAAAATTGGGGCTGAAAGACTTGCAAGACTCATGCGCATGACACCCGGGGAATTCTGCATTTCCGTAAAAAAGAGGGTTGCAAGGAACATGGCGCTTCATCTCCTCTCATATGTCCTGCAGGGAGTGCCATACACATCTATTGAAAAAATTCTGGATGGGAACTACTCCGCAAAGTTCAAACTTGGAATTCCTGTTGTCCTGCTCGGAGGCCCTGTGCGAGCGCACAGGAAAGAACTCGAAGAATTCATAGATGCTAACATTATCGTGCCCGAGCATGCCGAAGTCGGAAATGCAGTAGGAGCTCTTGCAGGAAAAGGCATCAAAAGAGTGGAAATTCTGATCAGGCCTGCTAGCCTGGTGACTCCTGAAACAGATTTTTTGGTCTTTGCACCGGGCAAAAGGCTAAGGTTCGATTTATACGTAGAAGCCCTGAACGCAGCAACAGAACTCGGAAAAAAGATTGTTACGGACTATATGAAAGACTGTGGTCTCAGCGGAAACCAGGTTGAAATTTCCATTGAGAAAAAGACGACCTCACCTGACGGCTGGACCCATCCCCCAATGGAGACAAATCTACTGGTAATGGGAGTAGGAATGCGGGGGCTGCCTGACTGA
- a CDS encoding RNA-guided endonuclease TnpB family protein has product MLRGNRYRIHPNKEQKALMEKHFGSCRFVYNKLLEIKSLMYKQFRISLSEFDLNNHLLVLKEVYPWLKEVNAGALQQASRNLNKAFTNFFNFGYGYPQKKKKKDHHFSFQIPQHYSLDTSISKVLLPKFGWIKVKMHRKISKGSLKTITISRTPTGKYYISFLTNDGEKLPEKQEFSHATLIGIDVGVTTFATLSTGEKIDNPKFLKNSLERLKCLQIRVSKKVKGSKNQRKAVYKLAKIHEKISNQRHDFQHKVSNRLISENQAIAVETLNIKGLKKNHKLAQVISDSAWYSFVLKLTYKVEWVGKTILKIGMFEPSSKICNVCGYKLKELSLDIREWQCPDCKNTHDRDINAAINIKKIAVGTTV; this is encoded by the coding sequence ATGCTTCGAGGTAACAGATACCGAATTCACCCTAATAAGGAGCAAAAAGCTCTTATGGAAAAACACTTCGGTAGCTGTCGTTTTGTCTATAATAAACTCCTTGAAATCAAATCGTTAATGTATAAACAATTCAGAATAAGTCTCTCGGAGTTTGACCTTAATAATCACCTCTTAGTTTTGAAAGAAGTGTATCCCTGGTTGAAAGAAGTTAATGCAGGAGCATTGCAACAAGCAAGTAGAAATCTGAATAAAGCTTTTACAAACTTCTTTAATTTTGGATATGGGTATCCTCAAAAGAAAAAGAAAAAGGATCACCATTTTTCGTTTCAGATTCCTCAACACTATAGTCTTGATACATCTATTTCCAAAGTTTTGTTGCCTAAGTTTGGTTGGATTAAGGTTAAGATGCATAGGAAAATTAGCAAAGGAAGTTTGAAAACTATAACTATATCCAGAACACCAACAGGAAAATACTACATAAGTTTTCTAACAAATGATGGAGAAAAACTTCCAGAAAAACAAGAATTTTCTCATGCTACCTTGATTGGAATAGATGTAGGAGTTACGACTTTCGCTACTCTTTCTACCGGAGAAAAAATTGATAACCCAAAATTCCTGAAAAACTCTCTTGAAAGATTGAAATGTTTGCAAATAAGAGTTTCTAAGAAAGTTAAAGGTTCAAAAAACCAGAGAAAGGCAGTCTATAAACTTGCGAAAATCCACGAAAAAATAAGTAATCAAAGGCATGATTTCCAGCATAAAGTTTCAAATCGGTTAATCAGCGAAAACCAGGCAATAGCCGTTGAAACTCTCAATATTAAAGGATTAAAGAAAAACCACAAATTAGCTCAGGTTATCAGTGATTCAGCATGGTATTCTTTCGTACTGAAATTAACGTACAAAGTTGAATGGGTAGGAAAAACTATACTGAAAATAGGCATGTTTGAACCTTCCTCTAAAATCTGTAATGTTTGTGGTTATAAACTTAAAGAATTAAGTTTAGATATTAGAGAGTGGCAATGTCCTGATTGCAAAAATACGCATGATAGAGACATTAATGCCGCTATCAATATTAAGAAAATTGCTGTAGGGACTACAGTTTGA
- a CDS encoding metallophosphoesterase family protein, with product MSEGGVFPLREIKPETPDEDIRAMLADPMEPVDAEFLIVGHSHIPMNRKLGDLTIINPGSVGQPRDRDTRAGCAVFDTETGEVELLRLDYDIDAVCAKIEERMPHAEELTGILRQGH from the coding sequence TTGTCCGAGGGAGGAGTCTTCCCGCTTCGGGAGATAAAGCCTGAGACTCCGGACGAAGATATCAGGGCAATGCTTGCAGACCCTATGGAACCTGTTGATGCCGAATTTCTCATCGTCGGGCACTCACATATTCCAATGAACCGGAAACTGGGAGACCTGACAATTATAAACCCGGGTTCAGTGGGGCAGCCAAGAGACAGGGACACCCGGGCAGGCTGTGCTGTTTTTGATACTGAAACAGGAGAGGTAGAACTCTTACGCCTGGATTATGATATTGATGCAGTCTGCGCAAAAATAGAAGAAAGGATGCCTCATGCAGAGGAACTGACAGGTATTCTCAGGCAGGGACACTGA
- a CDS encoding putative zinc-binding protein: MESNGKEQQELLQSRINKTENPSGKRRSTLIFACSGLSNTGKLTMQAASALAFRRPDMYRAAAAHKGVDAAEDAVSEGFRILALDGCTDRCATKKLGEAGLQAEVHLMVTELGIEKTRPSDVKPEYIEKIIRAIKEA, encoded by the coding sequence ATGGAATCGAACGGAAAGGAGCAACAAGAACTCCTGCAAAGCAGGATTAACAAAACAGAAAACCCTTCAGGAAAAAGGAGAAGTACTCTCATTTTTGCCTGTTCAGGTCTCTCGAATACTGGAAAACTTACCATGCAGGCAGCTTCTGCTCTCGCTTTCAGGAGACCGGATATGTACCGGGCTGCGGCTGCTCACAAAGGAGTTGATGCAGCAGAAGATGCAGTTTCCGAAGGCTTCAGAATTCTGGCTCTTGACGGGTGTACTGACAGGTGTGCTACAAAAAAGCTTGGTGAGGCCGGGCTGCAGGCCGAAGTTCACCTTATGGTAACAGAACTCGGAATTGAAAAAACAAGGCCATCAGATGTAAAACCCGAATATATAGAAAAAATTATCAGGGCTATAAAAGAAGCCTGA
- a CDS encoding metallophosphoesterase — translation MIGIMSDSHDNLTAIRKAVEFFNKKQVKAVLHAGDIISPFTVRAFKELSPKLYFVFGNNDGDKVTLTKWFEEIGAVSCGEFGDLTIDGLHIALLHGTNEVLVKALASSGDFDVVVRGHTHDPGVRMIDGTPVINPGECSGVLSGKTTVATLEIANLNVEITELEVD, via the coding sequence TTGATAGGAATTATGTCGGATTCGCACGATAACCTGACAGCTATCCGGAAAGCTGTGGAGTTTTTCAACAAAAAACAGGTAAAAGCTGTGCTGCATGCAGGGGATATTATTTCTCCTTTCACGGTAAGGGCCTTTAAAGAACTAAGTCCAAAACTCTATTTTGTCTTCGGGAATAACGACGGGGATAAAGTAACCCTTACAAAATGGTTTGAAGAAATAGGGGCCGTCTCCTGTGGGGAGTTTGGGGACCTGACAATCGACGGGCTGCATATCGCCCTCCTGCATGGGACAAATGAGGTGCTGGTCAAAGCCCTTGCCAGTTCAGGAGATTTTGACGTGGTGGTCCGGGGCCATACCCACGACCCGGGTGTTAGAATGATCGATGGGACTCCGGTGATAAATCCAGGGGAATGCTCAGGGGTTCTTTCAGGAAAAACCACGGTTGCGACTCTTGAGATTGCAAACCTGAACGTTGAGATCACGGAACTTGAGGTTGATTGA
- the queC gene encoding 7-cyano-7-deazaguanine synthase QueC, translating to MKAITLLSSGLDSVAALAIAAESLEIEMALTFDYGQRACRREIEYSRKVCEHFGIEHRVIKLDWLAEITHTSLVNREEEVPALSLEDIDEAAPTAITEASAKAVWVPNRNGVMLNIAGSFAESRGCDYLVVGFNEEEAGTFPDNSLDYVEAMDHAFSYSTQNGVRVLAPLIKLGKTEIVKKALEVKAPLEYSWSCYHGEETPCRKCESCVRRARAFKNAGVKDPLLERSGI from the coding sequence ATGAAAGCGATAACCCTCCTGAGCAGCGGGCTTGATTCGGTTGCAGCTCTTGCGATTGCAGCAGAAAGCCTGGAAATTGAGATGGCACTTACCTTTGATTATGGACAGCGAGCCTGTAGGCGGGAAATCGAGTACTCCCGAAAGGTCTGTGAACATTTCGGAATCGAACACAGGGTAATCAAGCTGGACTGGCTAGCAGAGATAACCCACACATCCCTCGTAAACAGGGAAGAAGAAGTTCCTGCTCTGTCCCTGGAAGACATTGATGAGGCTGCCCCCACCGCAATTACCGAAGCTTCCGCAAAAGCTGTCTGGGTCCCAAACAGGAACGGGGTCATGTTGAATATAGCAGGAAGCTTTGCCGAAAGCAGAGGCTGTGATTACCTCGTAGTGGGCTTTAATGAGGAAGAAGCCGGGACCTTCCCTGACAACTCCCTGGACTATGTAGAGGCAATGGACCACGCCTTTTCTTATTCGACTCAGAACGGAGTACGGGTACTGGCTCCTCTCATCAAACTAGGAAAAACAGAGATCGTAAAAAAGGCTCTTGAAGTAAAGGCTCCCCTGGAATACAGCTGGAGCTGCTACCACGGGGAAGAAACTCCATGCAGGAAATGTGAAAGTTGTGTGCGAAGAGCCAGAGCATTCAAAAATGCAGGTGTAAAAGACCCACTTCTGGAAAGGTCTGGAATCTAA
- a CDS encoding DUF366 family protein has product MKCIILPEKFDYDGSQISSLWAYNSFGVQEDSIIVFRGACDVKIEHMIDLEDRRANESIWSEDMVSFIIEHFDSTDLKLVYARQRFFTALVREHLAGLGIHTTRGGDDLFLKGKKLTVSIASTSAVSQKIHFGINVSHDVYGNLKEAGVGDDESIVRFMQEIGEAYVREFEDIEKDLRKSRPLGVV; this is encoded by the coding sequence ATGAAGTGCATTATCCTACCCGAAAAATTTGACTACGACGGGAGCCAGATTTCTTCCCTCTGGGCATACAACAGCTTCGGAGTGCAGGAAGACTCGATTATTGTTTTCAGAGGGGCATGTGATGTAAAAATAGAGCACATGATTGACCTCGAAGACCGGAGAGCAAACGAGTCTATCTGGTCCGAAGACATGGTGAGTTTCATTATAGAACATTTCGATTCTACTGACCTTAAATTGGTCTATGCACGTCAGCGCTTTTTTACCGCCCTTGTAAGGGAACACCTTGCCGGATTGGGAATCCACACCACAAGGGGAGGAGATGACCTTTTCCTGAAAGGGAAAAAATTGACCGTATCAATTGCCAGTACCTCTGCTGTTTCCCAGAAGATTCACTTTGGGATCAACGTTTCCCACGACGTATATGGAAACCTGAAAGAAGCCGGGGTAGGGGACGATGAAAGCATTGTGCGGTTCATGCAGGAAATCGGGGAAGCTTACGTAAGGGAATTTGAGGACATCGAAAAGGATCTCCGAAAATCCCGACCTCTCGGTGTGGTATAA
- a CDS encoding 7-carboxy-7-deazaguanine synthase QueE: protein MPSLSHESTPIREVFCSVQGEGPYVGTRQAFVRFSGCNLNCNYCDTNFENTGTCNYEKVEGSGIFEKVPNPVSVEKLESMLQPFKKLHSVSLTGGEPLLHADFIEKLNLSVPLYLESNMTLPEQARKLQENIAYVAGDFKLPEAIRGIRPEARDVHMENTIECFRLLRKNSSRDCFCKIVVGRDTKPETVVLAAEAIVPYVSCIILQPETPVGSAVCTPQFTQASVQAIMKLQKTLLGITDTRIIPQTHRMWGCL, encoded by the coding sequence ATGCCCTCTTTAAGCCATGAATCCACCCCCATAAGAGAGGTATTCTGCTCTGTACAGGGAGAAGGCCCGTACGTTGGCACAAGGCAGGCTTTTGTCCGGTTTTCAGGCTGTAACCTTAATTGCAACTATTGTGATACGAACTTTGAAAATACGGGGACCTGTAATTATGAAAAAGTTGAGGGAAGTGGCATTTTTGAAAAGGTCCCAAACCCTGTAAGTGTAGAAAAGCTGGAATCCATGCTGCAGCCTTTCAAAAAACTCCATTCAGTATCCCTCACAGGAGGAGAGCCTCTCCTGCATGCAGATTTCATAGAAAAACTGAACCTTTCCGTGCCTCTGTACCTGGAATCCAATATGACTCTGCCGGAGCAGGCGAGGAAGCTGCAAGAGAATATCGCATATGTTGCAGGGGACTTTAAACTCCCGGAAGCTATAAGGGGAATTCGTCCTGAAGCCCGGGACGTGCATATGGAAAATACGATTGAGTGCTTCAGGCTCCTGAGAAAAAACAGTTCAAGAGACTGCTTTTGCAAGATTGTTGTAGGCAGGGACACAAAACCCGAAACTGTAGTCCTGGCTGCAGAAGCAATAGTTCCCTATGTATCCTGTATAATACTCCAGCCTGAAACACCAGTTGGCAGTGCGGTATGTACTCCACAGTTTACACAGGCTTCTGTACAGGCCATAATGAAACTGCAGAAAACCCTGCTTGGAATAACCGACACGCGCATCATTCCCCAGACCCACAGGATGTGGGGGTGCTTATAA
- the queD gene encoding 6-carboxytetrahydropterin synthase QueD, whose product MTNMRLGIIDYIDSAHYLPGHGKCGRVHGHTYKIEVVVEGEVGENGMVIDFYDLKKGIKETLQGYDHTLLNDIIEFPSAEHLCQHIHSNLLERFGFPLLVRVWEGEGKWCELDNFSD is encoded by the coding sequence ATGACAAATATGAGATTGGGAATTATTGATTATATCGACAGCGCCCATTACCTTCCAGGGCACGGGAAGTGCGGAAGAGTACATGGCCATACATACAAAATAGAGGTAGTAGTAGAAGGAGAAGTCGGGGAAAACGGGATGGTAATTGATTTTTATGACCTGAAAAAAGGCATAAAGGAAACCCTCCAGGGATATGACCATACCCTGTTAAACGACATCATAGAGTTCCCCAGTGCTGAACATCTCTGCCAGCATATACACTCCAACCTTCTGGAAAGGTTTGGCTTTCCCCTTCTGGTAAGAGTCTGGGAAGGAGAAGGCAAGTGGTGCGAACTGGACAATTTTTCGGATTGA